The Henckelia pumila isolate YLH828 chromosome 2, ASM3356847v2, whole genome shotgun sequence genome includes a window with the following:
- the LOC140879876 gene encoding serine/arginine-rich splicing factor SR30-like, whose product MGRSSSTIYVGNLPEDIRESEVEDLFYKYGPIVTIDLKIPSRPPGYAFVEFEDPRDADDAIRGRDGYKFDRYRLRVELSHGGRRLPSYDHHSSYSSGSSLGGISKRSDYRGRVTGLPSSASWQDLKDHMRRAGDVCFSQVYRDRDGMRGVVDYTNSDDMKYAVRKLDDSLFRNQFSRAYIRVEEYDRRHSYSRSLSPYSRSPSHSHYDYRDRRFASRSRSRSPPRNVSRYRSRSKSPESPFHQRRRLSVSPRGTPSTSKSRSNSDRVSYSERSD is encoded by the exons ATGGGCCGCTCAAGCAGTACCATTTATGTGGGCAATCTTCCTGAGGACATTCGCGAGAGTGAGGTTGAAGATTTGTTTTACaag TATGGGCCTATAGTTaccattgatttgaaaattCCATCAAGACCGCCTGGTTATGCTTTTGTTGAG TTTGAAGATCCACGTGATGCTGATGATGCTATTCGTGGCCGAGATGGTTATAAGTTTGATCGTTATAGGTTACGG GTTGAGCTTTCTCATGGAGGGCGAAGATTACCATCATATGATCACCACAGTAGCTACAGTAGTGGGAGTAGTTTGGGGGGAATTTCAAAGCGGTCTGATTATAGGGGTAGGGTTACCGGGCTTCCTTCTTCTGCTTCTTGGCAAGACTTAAAG GATCACATGCGTCGAGCAGGAGATGTCTGTTTCTCTCAAGTTTACCGCGATCGAGATG GCATGCGTGGAGTCGTTGACTATACAAACTCTGATGACATGAAATACGCG GTTAGAAAGCTTGATGACTCTCTATTTCGTAATCAATTTTCTCGGGCTTACATACGG GTTGAAGAGTATGACCGGAGGCATAGTTATTCCAGGAGCCTTAGTCCTTATTCAAGAAGTCCCAGTCACAGCCATTATGACTACAGGGATAGAAG GTTTGCATCGAGGTCAAGATCTAGATCACCTCCTCGCAATGTGTCAAG GTAtcgttcaagatctaaatctcCCGAATCACCT TTTCATCAAAGAAGACGCCTGAGTGTTAGTCCTAGGGGAACACCGAGCACAAGCAAGAGCAGGAGCAACTCGGACAGGGTATCTTACTCG GAGCGATCTGATTGA
- the LOC140881949 gene encoding uncharacterized protein isoform X1 → MAKVPSNHSRDEAPDYEGLLNNLQDWELSFKEKDMKLKLGSTGKEKLDLPVKTSGMNSASQLSDSAGFNGRRKLEKTPSDNTGPFRDYERLKGFDVLSHLSGGFRSEESFVDANSEKELGNEFFKKRKFNEAIDCYSRSIALSPTAVAYANRAMAFIKIKRFQEAELDCSEALNLDDQYIKAYSRRSTARKELGKLKESLDDAEFALRLEPQNQEIKKQFAEAKSLIQKEILKKPPGALAGSVEGVRRTVKSKLDNSTSLQKIPSVSTVSPAGIVKEILENDAKDDNTMDVPSESLKEIKGKNMRINGTAADTALENAKIKHKNGRQDLKASVQELAAKAANLAKSEAAKNIVPPSSAFEFEVSWRGLSGDLELQTSLLKAISPTTLPGIFKNALSSSVLVDIIRCIATFFMEDMALGVDYLLNLTKIPRFDMVVMCLSSTHKADLLKIWDEVFCKAAPDYTELLANLRSRYGIRQ, encoded by the exons ATGGCTAAAGTACCTTCCAATCACTCTCGGGATGAAGCTCCG GATTACGAGGGGCTCTTGAATAACTTACAAGATTGGGAGTTGTCATTCAAGGAAAAAGATATGAAATTGAAATTGGGTTCTACTGGCAAGGAAAAGTTG GATCTGCCAGTTAAAACTAGTGGAATGAATAGTGCTAGTCAACTTTCTGATAGTGCTGGATTCAATGGAAGGAGAAAATTGGAGAAAACTCCATCTGACAATACTGGTCCCTTCAGAGACTATGAACGTCTGAAAGGCTTTGATGTTCTCAGTCATTTATCTGGTGGATTCAGATCAGAGGAGAGCTTTGTTGATGCAAATTCAGAAAAAGAGTTG GGTAACGAGTTTTTcaagaaaagaaaatttaatgaAGCAATAGACTGCTATTCACGAAGCATTGCATTGTCACCAACTGCAGTAGCTTATGCAAACAGGGCAATGGCTtttatcaaaatcaaaag ATTCCAGGAAGCCGAGCTTGATTGTTCTGAAGCCTTGAATTTAGATGATCAATACATAAAGGCTTATTCTCGTCGATCAACTGCTAGAAAAGAACTTGGCAAACTCAAGGAATCCCTTGATG ATGCTGAGTTTGCTTTGAGGTTGGAGCCCCAGAACCAAGAGATAAAGAAGCAGTTTGCAGAAGCAAAATCTTTGATTCAAAAG GAAATTCTTAAGAAGCCACCTGGAGCGCTAGCAGGCTCTGTTGAGGGTGTACGAAGAACAGTAAAATCAAAGTTGGACAATAGCACTTCTTTGCAGAAAATTCCATCTGTCTCAACAGTTTCTCCTGCTGGAATAGTGAAGGAGATACTTGAAAATGATGCCAAG GATGATAATACGATGGATGTTCCCTCAGAATCATTAAAGGAAATTAAAGGCAAGAATATGAGGATAAATGGGACTGCTGCTGATACCGCCTTAGAGAATGCAAAG ataaaacataaaaatggAAGGCAAGATCTGAAGGCGTCAGTGCAAGAGCTTGCTGCAAAGGCTGCTAATCTTGCAAAGTCTGAAGCTGCAAAAAATATTGTTCCACCAAGTTCTGCTTTCGAGTTTGAGGTTTCTTGGCGAGGACTTTCTGGTGACCTTGAGCTGCAGACTAGCTTATTGAAG GCGATATCACCAACCACATTACCAGGGATATTTAAAAACGCATTGTCTTCTTCAGTACTTGTTGACATCATTAGGTGCATTGCCACCTTTTTCAT GGAAGATATGGCACTGGGTGTTGATTACTTACTGAATTTGACCAAGATTCCTAGATTCGACATGGTTGTCATGTGCCTTTCATCCACACATAAGGCTG ATCTTCTCAAGATTTGGGATGAGGTATTCTGTAAAGCGGCTCCAGATTATACCGAGTTACTAGCTAATCTACGCTCAAGATATGGCATAAGACAATAA
- the LOC140881949 gene encoding uncharacterized protein isoform X2 → MKLKLGSTGKEKLDLPVKTSGMNSASQLSDSAGFNGRRKLEKTPSDNTGPFRDYERLKGFDVLSHLSGGFRSEESFVDANSEKELGNEFFKKRKFNEAIDCYSRSIALSPTAVAYANRAMAFIKIKRFQEAELDCSEALNLDDQYIKAYSRRSTARKELGKLKESLDDAEFALRLEPQNQEIKKQFAEAKSLIQKEILKKPPGALAGSVEGVRRTVKSKLDNSTSLQKIPSVSTVSPAGIVKEILENDAKDDNTMDVPSESLKEIKGKNMRINGTAADTALENAKIKHKNGRQDLKASVQELAAKAANLAKSEAAKNIVPPSSAFEFEVSWRGLSGDLELQTSLLKAISPTTLPGIFKNALSSSVLVDIIRCIATFFMEDMALGVDYLLNLTKIPRFDMVVMCLSSTHKADLLKIWDEVFCKAAPDYTELLANLRSRYGIRQ, encoded by the exons ATGAAATTGAAATTGGGTTCTACTGGCAAGGAAAAGTTG GATCTGCCAGTTAAAACTAGTGGAATGAATAGTGCTAGTCAACTTTCTGATAGTGCTGGATTCAATGGAAGGAGAAAATTGGAGAAAACTCCATCTGACAATACTGGTCCCTTCAGAGACTATGAACGTCTGAAAGGCTTTGATGTTCTCAGTCATTTATCTGGTGGATTCAGATCAGAGGAGAGCTTTGTTGATGCAAATTCAGAAAAAGAGTTG GGTAACGAGTTTTTcaagaaaagaaaatttaatgaAGCAATAGACTGCTATTCACGAAGCATTGCATTGTCACCAACTGCAGTAGCTTATGCAAACAGGGCAATGGCTtttatcaaaatcaaaag ATTCCAGGAAGCCGAGCTTGATTGTTCTGAAGCCTTGAATTTAGATGATCAATACATAAAGGCTTATTCTCGTCGATCAACTGCTAGAAAAGAACTTGGCAAACTCAAGGAATCCCTTGATG ATGCTGAGTTTGCTTTGAGGTTGGAGCCCCAGAACCAAGAGATAAAGAAGCAGTTTGCAGAAGCAAAATCTTTGATTCAAAAG GAAATTCTTAAGAAGCCACCTGGAGCGCTAGCAGGCTCTGTTGAGGGTGTACGAAGAACAGTAAAATCAAAGTTGGACAATAGCACTTCTTTGCAGAAAATTCCATCTGTCTCAACAGTTTCTCCTGCTGGAATAGTGAAGGAGATACTTGAAAATGATGCCAAG GATGATAATACGATGGATGTTCCCTCAGAATCATTAAAGGAAATTAAAGGCAAGAATATGAGGATAAATGGGACTGCTGCTGATACCGCCTTAGAGAATGCAAAG ataaaacataaaaatggAAGGCAAGATCTGAAGGCGTCAGTGCAAGAGCTTGCTGCAAAGGCTGCTAATCTTGCAAAGTCTGAAGCTGCAAAAAATATTGTTCCACCAAGTTCTGCTTTCGAGTTTGAGGTTTCTTGGCGAGGACTTTCTGGTGACCTTGAGCTGCAGACTAGCTTATTGAAG GCGATATCACCAACCACATTACCAGGGATATTTAAAAACGCATTGTCTTCTTCAGTACTTGTTGACATCATTAGGTGCATTGCCACCTTTTTCAT GGAAGATATGGCACTGGGTGTTGATTACTTACTGAATTTGACCAAGATTCCTAGATTCGACATGGTTGTCATGTGCCTTTCATCCACACATAAGGCTG ATCTTCTCAAGATTTGGGATGAGGTATTCTGTAAAGCGGCTCCAGATTATACCGAGTTACTAGCTAATCTACGCTCAAGATATGGCATAAGACAATAA
- the LOC140884192 gene encoding pentatricopeptide repeat-containing protein At4g25270, chloroplastic, with protein MKLCLQLPFSCPSFSCSARKKKQHKQIQIYQNPKPKLHFPKSAPTPLLIHQNITPRSKIQALETVIEKLEASVKTGIIIEDPQIYASLLETCAQLKAIDLGIKVHNLIPLKLLSKNVGISSKLIRLYASNGYVEKAHEMFDHMSDRNTSAFPWNSLISGYVEMGFYEDALALYFQMVEEDVEPDEYTFPRVLKACGGIGMIQVGEEIHRHVIRIGLGNDTFVLNSLADMYAKCGDIVKARHVFDRIKDKDLVSWNTMIIGYFKHNLETEACDIFRWMVSRSGEPDSVTLSSVLSSISPYIIGAQVHGWIIRRGMEWNLSVGNSLILFYSNQDKLNQARWLFECMPERDVVSWNSIISAHSKDPQALEYFKRMMKSGEASPDSITFVSLLSACAHLGLVKDGEELFVLMTEGVRLSPSMEHCGCMVNLYGKAGLIDEAYKFITSKMVFEAGPTVWGALLYACYVHGNINIGEIAAKRMFELEPDGENNFELLMKIYRNAGRNEDVDRIKVAMIERGLNF; from the coding sequence ATGAAGCTTTGCTTGCAGCTGCCATTTTCATGCCCAAGCTTCTCATGCAGCGCAAGAAAGAAGAAACAGCATAAGCAAATTCAAATCTACCAAAATCCTAAACCAAAACTCCATTTCCCAAAATCAGCGCCAACCCCACTCTTAATCCACCAAAATATCACGCCCCGTTCCAAAATCCAGGCCCTGGAAACTGTCATCGAAAAACTAGAAGCCTCTGTGAAGACTGGCATTATAATCGAGGATCCTCAAATTTATGCGTCGCTTCTTGAAACCTGTGCCCAATTGAAAGCTATTGATCTAGGTATTAAAGTTCATAATCTCATTCCTCTTAAGCTTTTGAGTAAGAATGTCGGAATTTCATCAAAGCTTATCCGATTGTATGCTAGTAATGGGTATGTGGAAAAAGCACACGAAATGTTCGATCACATGAGTGACCGAAATACGTCGGCTTTTCCGTGGAATTCGCTCATTTCTGGCTATGTCGAGATGGGTTTCTATGAAGATGCGCTGGCATTGTACTTTCAGATGGTGGAAGAGGACGTGGAGCCTGATGAGTACACTTTTCCGCGGGTGTTGAAAGCTTGTGGAGGAATTGGTATGATTCAAGTTGGTGAAGAGATTCATCGGCATGTGATCAGAATCGGGCTTGGCAATGACACGTTTGTGCTGAATTCTCTTGCTGATATGTATGCCAAATGTGGTGACATTGTCAAGGCCCGGCACGTGTTTGATCGAATTAAGGATAAGGACTTGGTCTCTTGGAATACTATGATTATTGGGTACTTCAAGCACAATCTTGAAACCGAAGCATGTGATATCTTTCGGTGGATGGTGTCCAGAAGCGGTGAACCTGACTCTGTTACCTTGTCATCTGTTTTGAGTAGCATTTCTCCCTACATAATCGGGGCACAAGTACATGGATGGATTATTCGAAGAGGGATGGAGTGGAATTTATCCGTAGGTAACTCTTTGATCCTTTTTTACTCGAACCAGGATAAATTAAACCAAGCAAGATGGTTATTCGAGTGTATGCCTGAGAGGGATGTAGTCTCATGGAACTCAATAATTTCAGCCCACTCGAAGGATCCCCAAGCTCTTGAGTACTTCAAACGCATGATGAAATCTGGTGAGGCCTCACCAGATTCAATCACATTTGTTTCACTGTTATCTGCTTGTGCTCATTTGGGATTGGTGAAAGATGGGGAAGAGTTGTTTGTTTTGATGACGGAGGGGGTTCGTTTGAGCCCAAGTATGGAGCACTGTGGGTGTATGGTGAATCTTTATGGAAAGGCGGGGTTGATCGACGAAGCATACAAGTTTATAACCAGTAAAATGGTGTTCGAGGCTGGGCCAACTGTATGGGGTGCATTGCTTTATGCTTGTTATGTTCATGGCAACATTAATATAGGAGAGATAGCTGCGAAACGTATGTTTGAGTTGGAGCCAGATGGGGAGAATAATTTTGAACTCTTGATGAAGATTTATCGAAATGCAGGTCGTAACGAGGACGTCGATCGAATAAAAGTTGCGATGATTGAACGAGGACTGAACTTCTGA
- the LOC140879469 gene encoding importin subunit alpha-4 gives MSLRPGSRADVRKKTYKIGVDAEEARRRREDNLVEIRKNKREDNLLKKRREGLPNGSLPQQHQNLFPLDPSQSSAAIEKKLESIPLMVQGVWSDDPAAQVEATTQFRKLLSIERSPPIDEVIKSGVIPRFVEFLDRNDLPQLQFEAAWALTNVASGTSEHTRVVIEHGAVPKFVHLLGSTSDDVREQAVWALGNVAGDSPTCRDLVLEYGALVPLLAQLNDNSKLSMLRNATWTLSNFCRGKPPTPFEQVKPALPVLRQLIHLNDEEVLTDACWALSYLSDGTNDKIQAVLEAGVCPRLVELLLHPSPTVLVPALRTVGNIVTGDDGQTQFVIENQVLPILYQLLTQNHKKSIKKEACWTISNITAGNKAQIQAVIEANILLPLVQLLQHAEFEIKKEAAWAISNATSGGSYEQIRFLASQGCIKPLCDLLICPDPRIITVCLEGLENILKVGETDKENGLNDGINIYAQMIDDCEGLDKIENLQSHDNTEIYEKAVKILEKYWAEEEDDQNLVNNVDGNHQGFNFGDNQPNIPTGGFKFG, from the exons ATGTCGTTGCGTCCGGGTAGCAGGGCAGATGTGCGGAAGAAAACCTACAAAATCGGAGTCGACGCGGAGGAGGCTCGGCGTCGGAGGGAGGATAATCTGGTGGAGATCAGGAAGAACAAGCGGGAAGATAATCTTCTCAAGAAGCGGCGCGAGGGTCTTCCCAATGGAAGTCTCCCCCAACAGCATCAAAATCTCTTTCCTCTCGATCCTTCCCAATCCTCGGCGGCAATCGAGAAAAAG TTGGAAAGTATTCCTCTGATGGTCCAAGGAGTATGGTCTGATGATCCTGCTGCTCAAGTGGAGGCAACCACACAATTTAGAAAGCTCCTATCAATTG AGCGAAGTCCTCCAATTGATGAGGTGATTAAATCTGGGGTTATCCCTAGGTTTGTCGAGTTCCTTGACAGGAATGACCTGCCTCAGCTTCAA TTTGAAGCTGCATGGGCTTTGACAAATGTTGCTTCTGGGACGTCAGAGCATACAAGGGTTGTTATTGAACATGGTGCTGTTCCTAAATTTGTGCACCTTCTTGGTTCTACCAGTGATGATGTCCGTGAGCAG GCAGTCTGGGCTCTGGGTAATGTTGCAGGTGATTCTCCAACCTGCAGGGATCTTGTCCTTGAATATGGTGCCCTTGTGCCTTTGCTAGCTCAGTTGAATGATAATTCAAAGCTTTCCATGCTGAGAAATGCTACCTGGACATTGTCTAATTTCTGTCGTGGGAAGCCACCCACACCGTTTGAGCAG GTGAAGCCTGCCTTGCCCGTTCTTAGACAACTTATTCACTTGAACGACGAGGAGGTCTTGACTGATGCCTGTTGGGCTCTTTCTTATCTTTCTGATGGAACAAACGATAAAATTCAAGCTGTTCTTGAGGCAGGTGTCTGTCCCCGACTTGTGGAGCTTTTACT CCATCCATCGCCTACTGTTCTTGTACCTGCACTTCGAACTGTGGGGAATATTGTCACTGGTGATGATGGTCAGACACAG TTTGTAATTGAAAACCAAGTTCTCCCGATTCTCTACCAACTTCTCACACAAAATCACAAGAAAAGCATTAAAAAGGAAGCTTGCTGGACAATTTCCAATATCACTGCTGGAAATAAAGCTCAAATACAG GCTGTCATTGAGGCTAATATCCTTCTTCCCTTGGTGCAACTTCTCCAACATGCAGAGTTTGAAATTAAGAAAGAGGCTGCATGGGCAATATCAAATGCCACCTCTGGTGGATCTTATGAGCAGATTAG ATTCTTGGCGAGCCAAGGTTGCATCAAGCCACTGTGCGATCTCTTAATATGTCCGGACCCAAGGATCATCACCGTGTGCCTGGAGGGCCTTGAAAACATTTTGAAGGTAGGTGAGACAGATAAAGAAAATGGTTTGAATGATGGAATCAATATATATGCACAAATGATTGATGATTGTGAAGGGCTAGACAAAATAGAAAATCTTCAGAGCCATGACAACACGGAAATATATGAAAAGGCAGTGAAAATTTTGGAGAAGTACTGGGCTGAAGAAGAAGACGATCAAAATCTTGTTAATAATGTAGATGGAAATCATCAAGGTTTCAACTTTGGCGATAATCAGCCAAATATTCCTACAGGCGGCTTCAAATTCGGCTGA
- the LOC140882726 gene encoding rhodanese-like domain-containing protein 6 isoform X1: MAEACIPNRVENEQENEQHYGVLLYYKYTDIPDLQNLFDFYQSNCSSLSLFGRVRLSAHGVNVTVGGKLKALKRHIEAVKLFDLFEGTDFKLASCIEPTNDRVAVECGFTSLSIRIVKELVTFCSHPLLNSPEISNAGRHLSAAEFHSMLQNTGKCLEKSPGSDNKMILLDARNLYETRIGKFDLPAVKTLDPEIRQYSDLPTWIDENSEQLRGNNILMYCTGGIRCEMASAYIKSKGAGFENVFQLYGGIQRYLEQFPDGGFFRGKNFVFDHRVSVGSSDANILGTCLLCGASHDDYTSRSRCSHCRMLVLICDCCRERSSVYTCELCQGSEKPISISLVDDTSEKISHTVVHEVKLNLDEALHSPLLSWRKEQDSTAKKTSRKLRILCLHGFRQNASSFKGRTASLSKKLKNITEFVFVDAPHELPFIYQPPVANQPPECPSFKMSNQKFAWLVAPDHAKETDNEWKMANIPFDPLQYQQQTEGSEKSFNYLKTLFSQAGPFDGILGFSQGAAMAALVCANQGILKGEIDFRFVILCSGFAVNMGDYAEGSITCPSLHIFGSKEGKDRQIDCEASKHLASLFDNSNSTIIEHDLGHIIPTRSPYIDDIKDFLQRFL, translated from the exons ATGGCGGAAGCCTGCATCCCAAACCGTGTAGAAAATGAACAGGAGAATGAACAACACTACGGCGTTTTATTGTACTATAAATATACAGATATTCCCGACCTTCAAAACCTCTTCGATTTTTACCAATCAAACTGTTCTTCACTCTCTCTTTTCGGACGCGTTCGTCTCTCTGCTCACGGAGTGAATGTCACG GTTGGTGGGAAACTGAAGGCGTTAAAGAGACACATTGAGGCTGTGAAATTGTTTGATTTGTTTGAAGGGACGGATTTCAAGCTCGCATCTTGCATTGAGCCGACCAACGATCGAGTCGCAGTTGAATGTGGATTCACTTCCCTCTCTATCCGGATAGTCAAG GAATTAGTGACGTTTTGTTCTCATCCCTTGTTGAACTCTCCAGAAATTTCAAATGCTGGAAGGCATCTCTCTGCAGCTGAATTTCATTCTATGCTCCAAAATACTG GAAAATGCCTGGAGAAGAGTCCTGGTTCTGATAATAAGATGATTCTGTTAGATGCAAGAAACTTGTATGAGACAAGAATTGGCAAGTTTGATCTGCCAGCTGTGAAAACTTTGGATCCAGAAATTAGACAATATAGTGATCTTCCAACTTGGATAGATGAAAATTCTGAGCAATTGCGAGGGAACAATATCCTTAT GTATTGCACTGGAGGAATAAGATGTGAAATGGCGTCAGCATATATCAAATCCAAAGGTGCTGGTTTTGAAAATGTTTTTCAG TTATATGGTGGAATTCAGAGATATTTGGAACAGTTTCCAGATGGTGGTTTTTTCAGGgggaaaaattttgtttttgatcATCG TGTTTCAGTTGGGAGCTCGGACGCTAACATCTTGGGAACTTGTCTTCTTTGTGGTGCTTCACATGATGATTACACGTCACGCAGCCGGTGCAGTCACTGCAGAATGCTTGTGTTGATCTGTGATTGTTGTCGG GAAAGGAGTTCGGTGTACACGTGTGAACTCTGCCAGGGAAGTGAGAAGCCCATTTCAATTTCCTTAGTAGATGATACGTCAGAAAAAATATCTCACACAGTGGTACATGAAGTTAAACTCAACCTAGATGAGGCCTTGCATTCTCCTCTTCTATCATGGAGGAAAG AACAAGATTCAACCGCTAAAAAGACATCAAGGAAACTTCGAATTTTATGCTTGCATGGCTTCCGGCAGAACGCTTCCAGCTTCAAAGGAAGAACAGCATCACTGTCCAAGAAACTCAAGAACATAACTgaatttgtttttgttgatgcCCCACACGAACTACCTTTCATTTACCAACCTCCTGTAGCCAACCAACCTCCTGAATGTCCATCCTTCAAGATGTCCAACCAAAAGTTTGCATGGCTCGTTGCACCAGATCATGCTAAAGAAACTGATAATGAGTGGAAGATGGCTAATATTCCATTTGACCCCCTACAGTACCAGCAGCAAACGGAGGGATCTGAGAAATCCTTCAATTATCTGAAAACCCTATTTTCTCAAGCTGGACCCTTTGATGGGATTCTGGGATTTTCACAAGGGGCAGCAATGGCTGCATTAGTCTGTGCAAATCAAGGGATATTAAAAGGTGAAATAGATTTTAGATTTGTGATATTGTGCTCCGGATTTGCTGTTAACATGGGCGACTATGCTGAGGGATCGATAACTTGTCCATCACTTCATATTTTTGGTAGCAAAGAGGGCAAGGACAGACAGATAGATTGCGAAGCTAGCAAGCATCTAGCTTCCTTGTTTGACAACAGCAATTCTACCATCATCGAACATGACCTTGGTCATATAATTCCCACCAGATCTCCATACATTGATGATATCAAAGATTTTCTTCAACGATTTCTGTGA
- the LOC140882726 gene encoding rhodanese-like domain-containing protein 6 isoform X2, whose protein sequence is MWIHFPLYPDSQEISNAGRHLSAAEFHSMLQNTGKCLEKSPGSDNKMILLDARNLYETRIGKFDLPAVKTLDPEIRQYSDLPTWIDENSEQLRGNNILMYCTGGIRCEMASAYIKSKGAGFENVFQLYGGIQRYLEQFPDGGFFRGKNFVFDHRVSVGSSDANILGTCLLCGASHDDYTSRSRCSHCRMLVLICDCCRERSSVYTCELCQGSEKPISISLVDDTSEKISHTVVHEVKLNLDEALHSPLLSWRKEQDSTAKKTSRKLRILCLHGFRQNASSFKGRTASLSKKLKNITEFVFVDAPHELPFIYQPPVANQPPECPSFKMSNQKFAWLVAPDHAKETDNEWKMANIPFDPLQYQQQTEGSEKSFNYLKTLFSQAGPFDGILGFSQGAAMAALVCANQGILKGEIDFRFVILCSGFAVNMGDYAEGSITCPSLHIFGSKEGKDRQIDCEASKHLASLFDNSNSTIIEHDLGHIIPTRSPYIDDIKDFLQRFL, encoded by the exons ATGTGGATTCACTTCCCTCTCTATCCGGATAGTCAAG AAATTTCAAATGCTGGAAGGCATCTCTCTGCAGCTGAATTTCATTCTATGCTCCAAAATACTG GAAAATGCCTGGAGAAGAGTCCTGGTTCTGATAATAAGATGATTCTGTTAGATGCAAGAAACTTGTATGAGACAAGAATTGGCAAGTTTGATCTGCCAGCTGTGAAAACTTTGGATCCAGAAATTAGACAATATAGTGATCTTCCAACTTGGATAGATGAAAATTCTGAGCAATTGCGAGGGAACAATATCCTTAT GTATTGCACTGGAGGAATAAGATGTGAAATGGCGTCAGCATATATCAAATCCAAAGGTGCTGGTTTTGAAAATGTTTTTCAG TTATATGGTGGAATTCAGAGATATTTGGAACAGTTTCCAGATGGTGGTTTTTTCAGGgggaaaaattttgtttttgatcATCG TGTTTCAGTTGGGAGCTCGGACGCTAACATCTTGGGAACTTGTCTTCTTTGTGGTGCTTCACATGATGATTACACGTCACGCAGCCGGTGCAGTCACTGCAGAATGCTTGTGTTGATCTGTGATTGTTGTCGG GAAAGGAGTTCGGTGTACACGTGTGAACTCTGCCAGGGAAGTGAGAAGCCCATTTCAATTTCCTTAGTAGATGATACGTCAGAAAAAATATCTCACACAGTGGTACATGAAGTTAAACTCAACCTAGATGAGGCCTTGCATTCTCCTCTTCTATCATGGAGGAAAG AACAAGATTCAACCGCTAAAAAGACATCAAGGAAACTTCGAATTTTATGCTTGCATGGCTTCCGGCAGAACGCTTCCAGCTTCAAAGGAAGAACAGCATCACTGTCCAAGAAACTCAAGAACATAACTgaatttgtttttgttgatgcCCCACACGAACTACCTTTCATTTACCAACCTCCTGTAGCCAACCAACCTCCTGAATGTCCATCCTTCAAGATGTCCAACCAAAAGTTTGCATGGCTCGTTGCACCAGATCATGCTAAAGAAACTGATAATGAGTGGAAGATGGCTAATATTCCATTTGACCCCCTACAGTACCAGCAGCAAACGGAGGGATCTGAGAAATCCTTCAATTATCTGAAAACCCTATTTTCTCAAGCTGGACCCTTTGATGGGATTCTGGGATTTTCACAAGGGGCAGCAATGGCTGCATTAGTCTGTGCAAATCAAGGGATATTAAAAGGTGAAATAGATTTTAGATTTGTGATATTGTGCTCCGGATTTGCTGTTAACATGGGCGACTATGCTGAGGGATCGATAACTTGTCCATCACTTCATATTTTTGGTAGCAAAGAGGGCAAGGACAGACAGATAGATTGCGAAGCTAGCAAGCATCTAGCTTCCTTGTTTGACAACAGCAATTCTACCATCATCGAACATGACCTTGGTCATATAATTCCCACCAGATCTCCATACATTGATGATATCAAAGATTTTCTTCAACGATTTCTGTGA